The genomic stretch gttatgactctagagtcatgagaaaggttatgttggtgactagccatcatgcacctatcctgattaagctagtgaaaggttcacttatatgttaagccccggtgaccctattgtcacatggctaaagggagatGTTCCCATCttggtgacttttgcgactgtcacttacttgttttggactgaaagtcctgaatggttattatgatcattgttgatattatatcatgatatattgtgttttcttgctgggccttggctcatgggtgctatgtggtgcaggtaaagggaaagaaaagctcacccaaccttgagtggagagcttaggtggtgatgtgtacatatgcggccgcttgaccaccacggccaaggagttctcagaggaactaaggggtttaccctattttttccgcttaggtcggcgggtttgtaaatttgaaacagtaataaccattttgagttgtaaataacttgtaaatgtttttatgggcccatgaacagttttatgtagtTAATAAAgtatataattttctttttattggttttctaccttagtctgctaataacacttagatgcacgtttttaaccaaagggctcaagtagcgagtcaaatttccggttcaccgatcaccgtaactgttttggggtaaccagagcgttacatatactagatataaacaacgtgcaatatgtacatttgtttattttcatttatagaatttattaatatttttattaaatttatgttaatgtcatataaattttaaataaatatcttattttaattaaataatttatttatttttgtttaagtttatgtttgttgtaattttttaatttgggagtgacaacaataaattatatattatatgtttaatgtttaatgtattattaaatattatacgtggattttaaatttaagtttcttgctagtttttttaaaaaagcaatttgttgctaactcacagtagattatattttatgtttaatataatattattctaataagtgaatttaagtttaattaagttttatttaagttataaaatgtatgatattattttaaaataattatcatcgtaaaatatctcaaaaatatcatattttaatttatttaattatttattattttaaaataattatcattataaaatatctcaaaaatatctttttttaatttttttaattatttattttattttattttaagtgtttacaaactaccttTAAATGTAAAAATcttctattaaatataataatattccattaaatttaacattaaaaaaataaaaaactattaatacaaaaaatttcagttatctacacacttattatataaaagagatatatataaaaaaaagttaatactCCAATAATATTAGGACCGGTCCTAATGAATGGTTTGTGAACGGTGAGGCAGTAGAGAACAAAGTTCTACATTATAAATTGCATCTCTATGCTTCTTGGTTGACACAATCACTCTATGAAGCATAATATAACTAGAATACATATCCACACGTTTCGTCGCATCtcttttaataattaaaatatatatttttaattttttttcggAGATTGTGTAGTAAAGTATTTTTCATACTATCCAcacaacatgttctttatatggaTACGTGAGTGCATCTTGACTCcaattatttttatgatattatttattgtATAATGAATAATTTAAGTACTGCAAAACACAAGTCCAAAAAGCTTGTTGTATgcgtgtttttatttatttattattattattatatacttTGTTTGGTCTTTTAttaaaaatctaaattatgtataaaaaaaattatgttttgtgtaagatttattttgtccaattactcatttaaatcttttaattaaaaaaaataacttttaaaCTTTGTGGATgtcaaaaatttaaaaataaaaaaatatagatcAATTATTTAAATGCTGTATTTTGACTATgtattttataataaataaattatattaaactTCTCATCCCTCTGGATGAGATAAAAGCATACTCATTACATCATTTATAAAAGAGATATAGAGATATACATTACATCATTTATTTGGTtttctctttttatatatatagattagaTATCTCTACTTACTATATATTTCTGTTCATAAACATTTGTGATCTTTTATAGTTTCGGATTAAAGGAATAACTATGtatttatataaatgtatttttcctttttctcttttttctgtAATATAGACTAATTTGCATGTAAACATTATATTGTTGTACGTACTAGTCAAAACTGATGTGCCTTCTGAAAATGGtcgaaaaaatatttattattatatgatatattttttctCATAATGGCCGAAAAATAAAAGAACAGCATGCATGcttttaatcacaaaataatAGTAGGATTAAGCATAAATACCATAAAAACCACTTTTAATCCACACATAAAATGAGCTACTGAAAGTGCCTGTTTTACCATTTGATATGCATAAAAGCCTAAGTGATGAACTCTATAAGGTATGTAATAAAGTACACAAGAACAACAAACCTAAcctgtttttttaaaaaaaaacacaaattgtAAGAAAGAAacgaaaaaaaagaaagaaagcaaATATTAGCAAATCTGCTTCTTGAGATCGACAACTATGACACTGATATTGTCTTTGCTTCCTCGGGCCATGGCGAGCTCGGCCAGCAGAGCAGCTGCCTCTGAGGCAGTAGTTCCGGCCAAGCCATCGTCGGAAAACATTGTCTTGATAGGGCCATCAAAACAGCTTCGAACAACCTCACAAGCAAAGTCGTTTGACATGAAATCCCACAGACCATCGCTTGCTATCACAAGGAATGCATCTAATTCATTCCGCTCGTACACACTCACCTCTGGTTCAGAGATCACGAAAGGCCTCAAATAATGATCCCCTGCATTACCCAAAAACAGACAAAAACACTATTATTATAAAcattcatatataaatatatatatatacatattctaTAGAACCAAGTTATAAATATATACCAATTGATCTTGAAGTGTCAAGTACTCCAAGAACACGGTAACCATTCCAGTTTATGATTCTTCCTCCTACTGCTTCCACTCTCTCCCTCTCATGCGGCACATCAGGCTACCACAGTGgatataataataacaataatcaaacacatgaatttatttatatatatatgattatattttatttaatgataaattataattatagTAACCTTGTGGTCACGTGATAGAGGCACGGCAACTCTATCACGACACAGCACAGTCCTGGAATCCCCGCAATTGGCCACCACAATAGCCTCTTTCCCAACCAGAACAACCATCGCCGTGGACCCCATCGTGTTCAGAGACATAGCCCGGCCAACGTCGTGTATGATCTCAACGCCGCCGCTTCCGCCGTCGTAGATGTTTCCGACCTCCTCGTCCATTTTCAGAAAGCAATAACTCATTACCTTACTCCAATCCACTGTTCCACCATCGTACCCGCGAATCCTCGCCTCCACCCTGTGATGGAGCTGGTCCCGGCAGGCATTCGCCACGTCAGACCCGCCGTGACCGTCGTAAACACCGAAGAAATGATATGATGAGTCGATTTCCACCACCGCCACTGCGTCCTCCATCACTCGTCGCCGTCCGATCACCGAAATCCAACCGTTCGACACATGCGGTAGAGTCCTTGTGTCTTTGTGGTATTCTTCTTCATTATGATTCCCCATATCGATATTTATTTTTTCCAACACCCACTCGTCGTTCTTTATCCCATCCGGCAATTCCTGCTCTTTGTCAACGGCGGCGTCTGTGAACTCAAAGGGATTTCTCGAGCTCGAACCTCCGTCGCAAGAAGTAACCTTTTGAAGTAGTCCTCTCATTCTCTTATTAGATAAATCATTACGAAGATCATCTGAACCATAATCGATTTCTTGCAAATTTAAGCTTTTGATGGGCTTCGTCGGCGTCCTCAGCTTCCTCCTCCGACAATGGTTTCTCGGTATGGAATCAGATTTTTTCTCAATGATCTCTTTCATCTATTGTTCTTTCTCTAAATTTTTTTAGAAAGATTTTCCCTCCTATATATAGGCTGAAGCTGCTCTCCATTTCAAAATCTTAAAACTAATCTGAACCGTTGATACGAGAAATCTATTAGATAGCTGCCATCTGTCTCTCCCGCCAATAGTTCTACTGAAAAGTTGGATTTTTGGAACGACATGGACTTCTGAGATTGGAGAAATTGACACGTGGCAAGAGAATTGAGGTCGAAGTTATTAGTTTTTGGCGGGAGCTGTGATACGAAGAGGTGGGTGAAGTGGCTAGTGTGACATGTGGGTCAATTAATCAAACGTGGCGCTCATAAATTTTGCGGTGCAAGCCTTGCAGTTGCTTGCCTCTTGCCTTCTCACAAACTTGACTCAATTCtataattagaattataataaCGTGGTTTTTCAAACGCATCTTTGGTATAATATGATACAGTAATGCCTATATTCTTATCTTTGAAATAGTTACTTGACCTGACctgatcttttttttttatgataattcCAAACTAATCTTCACGACAACACAATAGCCATCTCACTCACAAGACATATTAATCATATTTATACATGGGATTATCTCTATATGCTTTTAGAAAGGTAATATAACATCATCGAGTGGAATGGTTTCAGGACCccaatttgtaaaattattattaaaatatttatatatatataaataaaaaagttaaacCGCCAATAATATTAGGACCGGTCCCGATGAATGGTTTGAGACGGTGAGACAGTAGAGAACAAGGCTCATTATAAAGGTTTGCTTCTCTATGCTTCTTGGTTGACACAATCACTCTTAGAAGTATAATATAACTAGAATACATAACCGTTTCGTGCATcttttctaacaattaaaaaatatatatttttaatttttttttagagagaTTATGTAGAAGAGAGCCTTTTTCATCTCACTCGTACAACATGCTTTTAATATGGAtatatgagtgcatcttgacaCTAATTATTTTATGATATTGTTCATTGTATAACGAATAATTTAAGTGCCAAAAACACAAATTCAAACATCATGTTCTATGcgtgcttttatttatttatttattatacattttttataaaaaatttaaattatgtataaagaaatgagtaatgatatgttaCACACAGTAATGTGGCAGTTTAGTCTAGTCAATTGCATTTATTAAAACTGAGAAccactgttttaaaaagcagtTACACGTCACTGTGTataatattttggtgcatattttgggtgcacgtATCATTACTCTAAAGAAAtttatatgttttgtgtaagatttattttggccgattacgcGTTTTgacactttatttttttttaaaataacttttaGACTTCGTGTATgtcaaaagtttaaaaatgagaATAGACAGAtcaattatttgaacactatattttgaccgattacccgttttgaccatttatttttaaaaatttaacatTTTGACCATgtatttaaaaggttaaaaaaaaattataataaataaattatatatttagtttatgttttgataagggttcacaccattttaaTAGTTACAGTCTCATCTCTCTAAATATAGAACATATTAAACTTCTCACAAAATATTTTGTAAAttgatccgctaagttctcaaaTTCGTTTCAATTTGTGAAGTTGAAATATAAGTAACGAAACAAAAAGCCAATTTAGAAGAAACAATAATTGAGTTCACATAAGAATAGCAATCCAATTTAGATAAAAGCATACTCATTCTCAAAGCAATAGGAAGATAaagccaaaagaaaaaaaataaacatcTCGGTGATGAAACTATGTAGCCATTTAAAATCTCACCAAGGTAAGCCACTAAACTCTTGAAACTCgtcataaaataatatatattattattattatattaatatagaaattgaaattattttaattatcagTGTATAGTGTATAGAGTAAAAGGGTGAGATATTAATAGATATAcatttatttttagttaattaataattataaaattgacaagaatagaataaaaaaaaaagtgaaaaacttaaaaaaaatagattgagAAATTTAAAAGTATCATATCATCTCCTTAAAAACTCtccattatataaatatatagatatagatatataaattattatacttatcattattattaataatcataaatttaaaaagaatagaataaaaaagaatgtgaaaaaattaataaataaataaagtggctttaaaatatttaaaagtgTCAcgtcttttatataaatatatagatcaAATATCTCTACTTACTATTTTTGTTCATAAACATTTGTGCTCTTTTATAGTTTCGGATTAAAGGAATAACtatgtatgtatataaatgtctttttcctctttcttttttttttcttttttcctgtAATATAGAGTACTAATTTGCATGTAATATTATATTGTTGTACGTACGTGCagttattttttgtttgtttgtctatATAGTCAAAACTGATGTCTCCTGAAAAAGGtcgaaaaaatatttattattattatatgagaTATTTTTTCTTATAATGGCCGAAACATCATCCACAAGCTCTGCAAGTTCTAGTACTTTTATAATATCACCCTTGTCACTTACTTCTTCCCCATCTTTTCGTAAATCCACAGCCAATAAACTTGATTTTCTTTATGAACTATCATATGTTCCTGAAGAAAACAAGATTGCCAACAACAACATTCCCTTGATCAACCCGTACCAAATATTCCCAAAATTCATCACTCATTTTACCCGTTCCATTAAAGCACTTATCAAACCATCCTATAAAGCCCCAAAAGAATATATCCAAGCCTCTAAATTCAGTGAGTGCCAATTAAGACCTACTCCTGAGGTCCAATTTGTCACTTTACAGATCCCTCCTGAGTTTATTCCTGAGTGGATTGCGCAAGGATTCACCCACATACACTTTGGTGCCATTCGCTTAGCTATTTCTCTTCATGGCCGAAGGGCCTTCCAATCGGCTGCCGAATGGGTCTACTCGACACCCGAATGAGGAAATACCAACATGCAAGCATTGCCACCATAGAGACTACATTAAACGCAGGAACAGTAATAACTACACTGTTTCCTAACTTTAATATGTCGCTCAAGGACAACCGCTTAACTGATGCTTTTAAAGTAGAGGTCCAACTCTCTGGAATTGACCAAGATCTCACCTCCATTGGAGCTACCCTTCACTACCAGATGGCGTACAGACTCCAAGATCACGCTCTAGATCTTTCCTTGCCAACAGCTGACGAAGCATTACTGGTCACAGTGGACTCTACCCAAGTTCCAACATGCACTCATATTCCAAGGCAAATCTCTACAGATGATCTTGTGAAGATTTTGCCAAGTTCATGGATAACAAATTATGAGATGCTCCATCAACCCCAAAAAGCTGTCCAGACTCTTACTGAACCATCTTATCATAAATGAGAAGATGGCTCTGTCGAAATAATTTTTGACAGAACTCAAACCAAGGCTCCCAGTTGCTTTACCACCCAATATATGATGACATCCGTCACACCGGCTGATGTGGAAATCCAGTCTTTCGATTCTCAAGGCAGTCCTATTTATGCTTTTGAATCTTCAGATGGACATAAGTATTGGGATGTTTGCGACTGCAAAAGTTGTCTAAGATCAGAAGAAGACCTCCCAAAGCCAAAGAAACGTCTGAGCTCGGGAAAACGACTTAAGCAGCGGTTAATTCAAGGAGAAAAGGAAATAGGATTGTTAGGCCAACCCTCTGGAAagtttgactatatagtcaaataTTCTACTCCCAAAGGCTTACCTGACTCTCCTCCAGAACCAACTGGATGGAACATTGAGCTTCCGCCCACGGGCTCCCAAGAGCCTCCACTTTCGGCTCCCCAAAAGAACATTTTGCCATGCTACAAAAAGGCGGCAAAATGGATGCAACATCATGGCGAAGCTTTTCCTGCTCAAAATCCATTCCAAAAAATTCCACAAGTATGTATGATGACTACCGTTGATTATGAGTCAGATTTTCCTCCACTTAAGAAGTTTGATAAGCAAGATGACCAAGGAACAGTTTCTCACCAACCAAAAGTTCAAAACCCTACAACCAGAAATGCAGACGGGACTCTTAAAAAGATATCTCCGGCTGAAGAAGTTCTCAATTGGCAATCAGAAAACATGATTGTCCAAAACAAGGTCTTGAAACAAGTTGAGTTACAAAATACCAGAATAGAGACGGCAGTAAAACAATCCCAGAATACTGTCATTGACAAACTCACTGCAAAGATCCAACAAACTCATGAAGAACTTCTAGCTATCATCAAAGCAAATTCAGTTCCGATGCCAGTATTTCTAGCAAAAGAAGCTGAGATGAAGAGCCTCAAAACCCAATATGAATCCCTCAAGAACAGGTTCTGCCAACAAGAACCGACAACGGCACCTTCAACCAGCTACTTGGGAACTTCGTCCCCGTTCGGGATAGCTACGACGCCAGTCCCTTGGAAGTTTGCTACAATACCAAAAACCTCTCAGCCTTTTCCTATTACCGGATCTGTACAAGAAGACTCTGTTGTAAGATTGAGGCGCATGCTTGATGAAAACCAGCAACAGAAGttaaaaaagggaaagaaaaaagaATCACCGAGCCAAATGACAGATGAACCCAAACAACTTATGGTTCATCCAGCCGCAAACCCTTTGTCCCAAATGATTCGCCATACAAGCACTCTCCACATCGCAGATAGTGAAACGGATTCAACGGACTCAGAGGGACAAAGTTCTTCAACTAGTTCAGACAATTCTTCGAATGACTGGTCTGAAGAAATAAGCTCAACTTCTGAGGATTCCATACTGAGTGAATCCGGAAGCTTATCCAGTAAAACTTTGTCTAGCGATGACGATGAAACATTTCCACATCTGATGGTGCAACCAACTGAATCAAACTCACAGACCGAACCAATTATCACAAGCGAAGACGAAAGTGGAAATGAATCAACAACACCATATGTTCCCCCAAAACGAAAAAGTAAAGGTTCAAATTTTCAAACCTTTACTTTAGATGACCTCCCTCCATCAAGATGGCGCGAAAGGTTCCAGGAGTTTCAAGCATGGCTCAGCCTAGAATCACAAAGACCGGAAGCACAGACAGGAACAATTCTCCTCAGCTTTGTTTCCCGTTTTACAGGCACCCTACAAGATTGGTGGACAAGTCTGGGCGATTACAGGCAAATGACGTTCTTGCAACTTCCATCTGTCACAAATGCCCTGACCTACCTGTATATTGAATTCTGCGGACAAGATGCTCAAGTCACTGAAAGACTTCGCGCAGAATTCTTTAAACTAAAGtgttgttcaatggataagagagaTTTGGAAAAGCATTACAAAAAGATGACTCAACGATTCTACCAAATAGGTGGAATTGATGACCCAAATCTAAAACAGGCATTCCTCTCTTCCATACCAGAACCACTAGGAGAAGAGACCTTCAGACTTCTCTCGGGAACAGGAAGAACCTTAGCTGATGCCACGATTGGAGAAATTTATCAACTAGTTCTAAAGGCGTTGGAAAAGATGTGCTCTCAGCATAAATTTATCCAAGAATTTATGAAACAATCCAAGAAGCTTGGAAAGGTTTGCAGCCAAAAAGGACTACGAATCAAATGCCAGTCAGAATCAGCATGTTCCTGTCGTCCAGAAAAAAGGAAACACAgcaaaaggtttaaaa from Humulus lupulus chromosome 5, drHumLupu1.1, whole genome shotgun sequence encodes the following:
- the LOC133834109 gene encoding protein phosphatase 2C 51-like — its product is MRGLLQKVTSCDGGSSSRNPFEFTDAAVDKEQELPDGIKNDEWVLEKINIDMGNHNEEEYHKDTRTLPHVSNGWISVIGRRRVMEDAVAVVEIDSSYHFFGVYDGHGGSDVANACRDQLHHRVEARIRGYDGGTVDWSKVMSYCFLKMDEEVGNIYDGGSGGVEIIHDVGRAMSLNTMGSTAMVVLVGKEAIVVANCGDSRTVLCRDRVAVPLSRDHKPDVPHERERVEAVGGRIINWNGYRVLGVLDTSRSIGDHYLRPFVISEPEVSVYERNELDAFLVIASDGLWDFMSNDFACEVVRSCFDGPIKTMFSDDGLAGTTASEAAALLAELAMARGSKDNISVIVVDLKKQIC